Proteins encoded together in one Jaculus jaculus isolate mJacJac1 chromosome 7, mJacJac1.mat.Y.cur, whole genome shotgun sequence window:
- the Prodh2 gene encoding hydroxyproline dehydrogenase isoform X2, translated as MSWIQRVLYGPARPSVGSWKPLRFDSGAFHLKGTAELARALLVLRLCAWPPLVSHGLALQAWSQRLLGSRLSGALLRASIYGQFVAGETTEEVKGCVQQLQALGLRPLLAVPTEEEPDSIAKTGEAWYEGNLNTMLHCVDLSRALMDNPNPAGKSLMQLKVTALTSARLCKELTSWIQRPGASSELNPKRLAEAMDSGKDLQVSCLNAAQSQHLQASLNRLHRVAQRARAQHVRLLVDAEYTFINPALSLLVAALALRWNSPREGGPWVWNTYQAYLKDTHERLERDAEAAHKAGLAFGVKLVRGAYLEKERAVSTLQGTKDQTQPDYEATNMSYSHCLELMLRHVSNHGPSCHLMVASHNEESVHQATKRAGGLCSV; from the exons ATGTCCTGGATCCAGCGAGTACTCTATGGGCCAGCTAGGCCCTCGGTGGGCAGCTGGAAGCCCCTGCGCTTTGACAGTGGGGCCTTCCACCTCAAGGGCACAGCAGAACTGGCAAGGGCTTTGCTGGTGCTACGGCTGTGTGCCTGGCCCCCTCTGGTCTCCCATGGACTGGCG CTCCAGGCCTGGTCCCAGAGACTCCTGGGCTCTCGGCTGTCCGGTGCGCTTCTCCGAGCATCCATCTATGGGCAGTTTGTGGCTGGGGAGACCACAGAGGAGGTGAAGGGCTGTGTCCAGCAGCTCCAGGCCCTAGGCCTCAGGCCGCTGTTGGCAGTACCCACAGAGGAGGAGCCAGACTCCATTGCCAAGACTGG TGAGGCCTGGTATGAGGGAAACCTCAACACCATGTTGCATTGTGTGGACCTGTCGCGAGCCCTCATGGACAACCCCAACCCTGCTGGGAAAAGCCTCATGCAACTGAAGGTGACGGCACTGACCAGCGCTCGGCTCTGT AAGGAGCTAACCTCCTGGATCCAAAGGCCAGGGGCCTCTTCAGAACTAAACCCAAAGAGGCTGGCAGAAGCCATGGACTCTGGGAAG GACCTCCAGGTCTCCTGTCTCAACGCTGCGCAGAGCCAGCACCTGCAGGCATCTCTCAACCGTTTGCATCGCGTGGCACAG CGTGCCCGAGCCCAGCACGTGAGGCTCCTGGTGGATGCTGAGTACACCTTCATCAACCCCGCGCTCTCCCTGCTGGTAGCTGCCTTGGCGTTGCGCTGGAACAGCCCCAGGGAAGGCGGGCCTTGGGTGTGGAACACTTACCAGGCCTATCTGAAG GACACACATGAGCGGCTGGAGCGGGATGCTGAGGCTGCGCACAAGGCTGGCCTGGCTTTTGGGGTGAAGTTGGTGCGAGGTGCCTATCTGGAAAAGGAGAGAGCAGTGTCTACCCTCCAAGGGACCAAAGATCAAACTCAGCCTGACTATGAGGCCACCAATATGAG TTACAGCCATTGTCTGGAGCTGATGCTGCGTCACGTGTCCAACCATGGCCCCTCATGCCACCTCATGGTGGCTTCCCACAATGAAGAGTCTGTGCACCAGGCAACTAAACG GGCAGGCGGGCTATGCAGTGTATAA
- the Prodh2 gene encoding hydroxyproline dehydrogenase isoform X1, with protein MSWIQRVLYGPARPSVGSWKPLRFDSGAFHLKGTAELARALLVLRLCAWPPLVSHGLALQAWSQRLLGSRLSGALLRASIYGQFVAGETTEEVKGCVQQLQALGLRPLLAVPTEEEPDSIAKTGEAWYEGNLNTMLHCVDLSRALMDNPNPAGKSLMQLKVTALTSARLCKELTSWIQRPGASSELNPKRLAEAMDSGKDLQVSCLNAAQSQHLQASLNRLHRVAQRARAQHVRLLVDAEYTFINPALSLLVAALALRWNSPREGGPWVWNTYQAYLKDTHERLERDAEAAHKAGLAFGVKLVRGAYLEKERAVSTLQGTKDQTQPDYEATNMSYSHCLELMLRHVSNHGPSCHLMVASHNEESVHQATKRVISNANVTYSNHSSPCQPPAGDLTGSTP; from the exons ATGTCCTGGATCCAGCGAGTACTCTATGGGCCAGCTAGGCCCTCGGTGGGCAGCTGGAAGCCCCTGCGCTTTGACAGTGGGGCCTTCCACCTCAAGGGCACAGCAGAACTGGCAAGGGCTTTGCTGGTGCTACGGCTGTGTGCCTGGCCCCCTCTGGTCTCCCATGGACTGGCG CTCCAGGCCTGGTCCCAGAGACTCCTGGGCTCTCGGCTGTCCGGTGCGCTTCTCCGAGCATCCATCTATGGGCAGTTTGTGGCTGGGGAGACCACAGAGGAGGTGAAGGGCTGTGTCCAGCAGCTCCAGGCCCTAGGCCTCAGGCCGCTGTTGGCAGTACCCACAGAGGAGGAGCCAGACTCCATTGCCAAGACTGG TGAGGCCTGGTATGAGGGAAACCTCAACACCATGTTGCATTGTGTGGACCTGTCGCGAGCCCTCATGGACAACCCCAACCCTGCTGGGAAAAGCCTCATGCAACTGAAGGTGACGGCACTGACCAGCGCTCGGCTCTGT AAGGAGCTAACCTCCTGGATCCAAAGGCCAGGGGCCTCTTCAGAACTAAACCCAAAGAGGCTGGCAGAAGCCATGGACTCTGGGAAG GACCTCCAGGTCTCCTGTCTCAACGCTGCGCAGAGCCAGCACCTGCAGGCATCTCTCAACCGTTTGCATCGCGTGGCACAG CGTGCCCGAGCCCAGCACGTGAGGCTCCTGGTGGATGCTGAGTACACCTTCATCAACCCCGCGCTCTCCCTGCTGGTAGCTGCCTTGGCGTTGCGCTGGAACAGCCCCAGGGAAGGCGGGCCTTGGGTGTGGAACACTTACCAGGCCTATCTGAAG GACACACATGAGCGGCTGGAGCGGGATGCTGAGGCTGCGCACAAGGCTGGCCTGGCTTTTGGGGTGAAGTTGGTGCGAGGTGCCTATCTGGAAAAGGAGAGAGCAGTGTCTACCCTCCAAGGGACCAAAGATCAAACTCAGCCTGACTATGAGGCCACCAATATGAG TTACAGCCATTGTCTGGAGCTGATGCTGCGTCACGTGTCCAACCATGGCCCCTCATGCCACCTCATGGTGGCTTCCCACAATGAAGAGTCTGTGCACCAGGCAACTAAACG ggTGATCAGCAATGCCAACGTGACCTACAGCAATCACAGCAGTCCTTGCCAGCCCCCTGCAGGAGACCTTACTGGTTCAACTCCTTGA